ATCCTTAACTgtcatttttgaagttttttctcataaattttcATAGCTTGCCAtcatacacacatattttgacataaatgtaacaatataatttttattgttatgttttTAGACCAAAGGTGAAAATGGTAATTGTGAAAAATATGGGAAAGTTATACCGGCAAGCGCTGTCATATTTGGGATGGCAGTAGAATGTGCAGAGATAAGAAGACATCATAGGTGAGTGATTATTTAAAGAGTAAATGGTGAAACCTTGTCAGTTTAAGGTATAGACTGTAGTTCAAAGGTTATTTAATGGACATTTATTTGGATGAGCATTAGTAGTTTTCTGACCTTTAAATTCATGATGTTTATTTCAgtcaattttctttttgcttttttaaaactttcttcaaAAATAGAACTCTAGGATTAAAATCAGCCTTCAGTTTTCTAgtggaaaattaattttgatacaACTTAATATCCTTTTGATATGTGATAGAGTCATGGGACAAATAATACATTCAGACTGACTTTAgatgaaagtgaaatgaaaatttccagtgtgaaaataattttagttttaatttatttctcccatttttctcttcttaataaCTATTGACATAATATTTTGTGGTTGGGTGGGGTGAAATTTTAGGATCTTTATACCCTTGAGAGTTTGAGATTGATCAAATGtgatacagatgagaaaaaagtGATACAGGTGACAAGTTTTTTTAGTTATAGAAGCTTcttggttacattttttttcttgaacattaatgattttctaaaattttgttaaaatgttgaTCCATGTTTTGTTAGGACTTACTTTTAAATGTAACACATAAATACTTTAGGAAATACTGAtgggtaaaagaagaaaataaaagtcatcgTGACATACTCACTAGTAGATAACTACTGCTCATCTTCGTTGTATATTCTTCCTTACGCTTTGCTGTGCATGTGCCAGGGTGATGAGGGACAGTATTTGGTGATCGTAGGGACAGGCACCAACCAGACAGACAGCGGTCTCTGTCAGCAGATTGGCTGAATGAGAGTGGACTGGTTGGTTGTCAGCTCTGTGTAAGTatcagtgtgtgtgtggataaatttaattttgtttcagaaGGATCAGTGAATGTATTAGCTTTTTCTTTGTAAGCCTCTTCATGTTAATAGATTTGATtcgtggatttttaaaaatcagtttcctaGTGTTGCATGTAGTTCCCAGAGTTTAGAATTTTTAGGTTGCTTCTACTTTTCTACTTTTAAGAACAGGggtaagaatatataatggagaaaaggagaaaagacagcctgAAGTAGTGTGGGGAAAAccggacagctacatgtaaaagaatgaaattaggacattctctaacaccatgtacaaaaatcaactcaaaatggaccaaagacctgaatgtaaaactggacactataaaactcctagaggaaaacataggcagaacactctttgacataaattgcagcagtatttttttggatctgtctcctaaagcaaaggaattaaaaagcaaaaataaacacatgggccctaattaaacataaaaacttttgcacagcaaaggaaaccatcgacaaaacaaagataatgtaccaaatggggaaaaaatttgcaaatgatttgacttataaggggttaatgttcaacatatttaaacagctcatacaactcaatatcaaaaaacaaacgataaaaaccacccccccaaaaaacctaggaatcatatcacaataaaagtattaaaaaaaatacaacccaattaaaaaatgggcagaagaactgaatagacatttttccaaagaggaaatgcagatggccagcaggcacatgaaaagatgctcaacatcacattctttttgtttctataCCTTGTGACTTCTAATTTTGTTACTATTAAAATCATTAATAGTTCCATTTGATAATTCATCTTTTTAGAGtatgataaaataatttctagGAGTAGACTATTTGAACTTCTGAAACCCTCTAAAAGCTGATTGCTGATAAATGAATGCCTGTGAATGAGATGAGGTTGGAGTATTTCCTTTTACAAAATGGTGTTGCTAGAATGCTCTTGAAGTGTTTTTCTTCACTGTAAACTTTTTTTGACATCAAACATTATAGCAAGTACACAAACCATACATTTAtggcttgatgaattttcatgaAGTTGATTCACCTGTGTAACCAGTGCTCAGTTCAGTGTCCAGAATATTACCACCACCCCAGAAAGTCCCCAGGAAGAAACCCCTTTGAGTTAACAGTGCCCCGTGGTCCCCAGAATAGTCACTCCCCTGACTTCTAACACCATGGATAATTTTGCCCATTTGAATTTTGTACAAATGGAATCACACGGTATGAATTTTCTTATGCTTGCCTTCTTTTGTCCAGTAATCCTTGTTCTTGTGTGTAgttcattctcattgctgtatATTAAGCCTcattgtatgaatacaccacAATATATTCATCCAATTtgctgttgatgggcatttagattaTATGCAATTTTGGGGGTATTGGAAATAGTACAGCTATAAACATTGTTGAACACTTTTTTCATGGTCGTGTGTTTAAATTTCTGTTGGCATGTTTGCAAAAATGCAAATGCCAGACCCCTTGAGGTTCCCATATTGAGAGTGAGTCTGGAATAGGCGTGTTCAGCCTAAATAGGAACTAGGAGAGCCTTCCGGAGTGGTCTTGTTAATTACACGCTCCCGCCGGTGGTGCCTGAGACGTAGTCTCAACAACACTTCCTTCCCCCATTCTGGTGGTTGTGTGGAATGGCTTTAACTTCATTTACCCTGGTGACCTTCCACATGCTTATTGGCATTTGCATatattcttttgtgaagtgtctgtttaaatcttttgcccatttttgtgtttcttttactatggtaattaaaaaatgtattttggatgTTTGACCTTTATTGAGTAGATGTATTACAAATCTCTTCTACTCAGTGGCttgcttttttactttcttactgGGGGTCTTTTGATGAGCAGAgcttttgcattttactttttttttttaatgggatgggggagggaattaggcttatttatttttaatggagatgctggggattgaacccaggacctcatgcatgctaggcacatacttcaccactgagctataccctctcccataGAGTTCTTAATTTAACCTATTTAtcacttattttcctttatagttaGTCATTGTGTATGTAATTGTATTTAAGAAACTTTTACCTatgaagttttatttcatttttatgtttatttttgctggttCAGTATTAGATGGTGTTACTTaattctaaaaaaacaaacaaacaaacccatctTTCTCCCTTTACTCTCTCACCAGGGTGGGTGTTAAGGATGTTGCTGGGATCTGTTTGCCAACAAATGTGAAATTTCAGAGTCCAGCTTGTTCTTCTGTAGATGCCGAAGAAACAATTGAACCATATACAACCGAAAAGATGAGTCGAGTTCCTGGGGGATATTTAGCTTTGACAGAGTGCTTTGAAATTATGACAGTAGACTTCAACAAtcttcaggtaaaaaaaaaaggctaagttACTATTTTTGAGCATtaaatttcatgtatttgtttaagATAATTAATACATAGAAGTCTTATTTTATGAGTTTGCATGGGGGTTCCAATAACTacataaagaaaatgattaaacGGTAATCAGAATTCCCTCCTGAaattatttacttactttaatacagagaaaaaaaaaaatccttgcagcTTTTTAGGAATGTCCAATGTGCCTGGTACATTCACATGTGTTCTTAGGTCACTCTTACAACAGTTTTGCAATATAGTTACAATTATCCTTGTGCTGTACGGATGAAGGAAATGTTTACATATTTAATAACCCCCAGCTGTGAATGCGGGGGCAGGAGTTATAGCCTAGACCTTCCAACTTCTCTCTATGTCATACTTCCATTTCAGGTTAACAGTATTCCTTGAAATGAACAGTAATCAGATCTCTAGATGGTTTGTGTAGTATGGTGACCAGCCATCCTGGTCTGCCCGGAACTGAGAGGTTCCCTAGACAAAGGACTTTTAGTTTTAAAACTGAGACAGTCTTGGACAAATCAGGACAAGTTGATAACCACCCtagtgtatctgtgtgtgtgtgtgtgtgtgtgtgtgtgtgtgtgttggtgggtggtgggaggaggatgTCCTGTACAAAGAAAGTGCCCAAGGAGATTGAGACAGGTTACAGAGAGTCCTTCCCTTCTGTGCTAAGTGTTCAAGTACACAGGGTTTTTAGATGAAACCTGCCTCGGGGCAGAAGACTTTGTGAGGGTCATTTTGGCCTAGGATCTTTATAATCTAATGAAAGCTTTCCTCTATTAACTGTTAACTAGGTTTTTCTTGAGCTGGTCTGGAACTAAATTCATACTTGGGCGTTGCTCACTAGGACTGAGTTTCAGGAGCGTTTCTTTGCTGATGTAACATTCCGATGGGGAACAGCTCCATCATAGCTGCCAAACACCCCAAAGCTGTCCTCCTCTAATTTTaagcttttcttattttgatttttctttgacacacacacacaccccatcttATTAAGGCTTTACTTTTAAAAGTAGTATCTCCCTGTTTAACACTTTCAAGTAAGAcagtagaaaggaaaaagaaaaagtatatttctACTTTCTTAAAATCTAGTTTAGGACCTTCTTTCCCGAGGTCACCAGTTTGAAATAcatcggttttttttttttttaattgaagtactgtcagttacaatgtgttgatttctggtgtacagcgcaatgtcccagtcatgcttgtacatacctatattcatttacatattttttgtcTGAAATATATCTTCAGACTTGCTTTTCTATTCTTCTACACACCACATGCACCCCCCCCCCACGCACACTTTTTTTTAGACAAAATAACCCCTATTGCTTTGCAATGCCTGCCTTCACTGAACAGTCTGTCATGGACTTCCTGCTACATCAGTTGTATGTATCTGCCTCAGTGTTTAAATAGCTGCAGGGTGTTCACCACGATGTATCAGACCTTCCCGGGTTATGGGTGTGCTGAGACATTGATCCCCTAAGGGTGCAGGGCAGGACTGAGAACTTACAGAAATGGAGAGTGATATGATACTGGGGCCTGTGTAAAATGAATGTGTAAAGTCAtcttatttcttttacattttttgtcaGGAATTAAAAAGTCTTGCAACTAGAAAACCTGATAAAATCAGTACTCCTGCTATTAAAGAAGGCGTGCTAGATGCTGTTGTGGTTTGGTTTGTGCTCCAGCTGGATGAGGAACACAGTTTATCCACAAGTCCTAGTGAGGAAACATGCTGGGAACAGGCTGTCTACCCCATACAAGATCTTGCAGGTATatcttgtctgattttttttttggtagggggggACTTGTTGTTTTAATCCTCTCAGCATTTGAGTCAGTGTCAAGAAAATTCAATTTGAATATGAAGTTTCCAGTCAGGGGAGATTGGTTAAATCAttgagagttttctttttcttttttaaaagtagcttTAAATAATTAAGATATATAGTTAAGAGAGACTAAAACACAACTCTGCTGCAGGCCATTCAGAAATATCCATAATTAAATCATTTCTTCAGCTCTGAGTCCTCTGGTCATCAGCAGGTAAGAGAAATGCTAGTTCAGTTTCTATGGAACACAGTGGGAAGCTACCACTTGTAGTGCAGGAGTTCTCACCACTTACAGAATCAATGGCACCTGTGGATTCCCAGGTCGTGGAAATATGCACACTCAGATTAAGTACAACACTTTGCAGTTTTAGAGTTCATGAATCCATGGACTTACCTAGGGAAGTCCTTATTAAAGGTATTTTtttgtagagattttttttttaccagcaaTTTGGTGGGTATCGGTATAGTTAGAGCAGTTGTATTCCATAGACAAAGTCCATCGCTTTTTTCACACTGGAAGGCAATACATTTTTACTTCTGTGTGGCCTCCTAGTCAAGGATCTGATCTGGCAAGGTCACTGTGTCATGGAATCCATGTAGTGTTGTGGCTAGGATGGTTTTTGGAGTCAGTCAGGTAGATGTGAATTTGGATCTTGGCTACTTCCTGACTCCCTGGCCAGCCTTGCTGGTTATTTCTTAGAGCTTCTGTTATGTGAGGGATAAAAATGGGATGACGCTGGCTAACCTTGCGAGACTGCTGCAGGAGTTACTAGACATACTGGATGTACAGTGCCTACCACAGTGACCAGCCCTCAATAAGTAGCATTTTAAAAGTTGTGCTCATTTATTCTAACTCTCTTACAGTAATTTagatggtacttttttttttaaatccttcttaGGGATGagacatttaaaatgtgtaaacaAGAATAACATGCATTTTCAACTGGTTCTAAGGCTGATAAGAAGGAATTGCAATCACACATTTGCACTTTAAAGTTTTGCCACATGTGGAAGCTCATGGATAAGACCATGATATATAGTCTTCATTGTAGGCCTTAGTCCTTCCTTATATTTTCAAATGTCTCGACATGTAAGAATGTCTAAATACTTACAGTTAAGAAATATTACTGATAAGATTCTATTGAACGCTGCCTTGTTCTTTTGGAAATTTCTCTTAGAGAAAAGAGTGTCCCTTTAAGCTAAAGCGAGGTTTGGTATTGAGCCCTGAACTGCAGCTGTCTTTGTTACTGCTGGCTTCATTACCAAAGACCGGGAGTCCCCTGTAGTCCTCCCCCTGCCTTGCAGTTTGGGGACGTGGTGATGCCTAGTGGTTACAGTAAAAGCGCTATGCCCCTGACAGTTAAAGGTCCAGTAACAAGCTCTTGAATCTTTGCATTGTGCTATAAATTAATTGGATCTTCAAACTTCAGTTTTTCCCTAAGTAAAGCTGGAGGGATTTtcctagtttgttttttttttaataggaaatgaAGAGATTAATTCCACTTAATTCTATTAAATCAATAGATTACTCTTTCCTGTAGTGGTTTAAAAAATGGGGGGTGGGAACAGAGTTCTTTGTGTCATTCTCAGGCTTATAAACACTCATATTCATcagttgcaatttttttcttttttcctgcgtTATGAAGACTACTGGATAAAGCCTGGGGACCAGGTGATGATGGAAGTGTCTTGTCAAGATTGTTACTTAAGAATCCAGGGTATCAGTGTCTTCAATTCTGAACACGAAATGGATGTTGGGAAAAGTTTCACCAAGAATGAAGACTTGCTCTGTGTAGGAAACGAGGCTGAACTCTGTAGTGCCCTGGCTAACCTTCAGACCAGTAAACCGGATGCTGGGGAGCAGACATGTGTGTTGGAATCCACAGAAATCGCTTTGCTTAATAACGCCCCGTATCACGAAGGCTTTAAAATGGCAATGAGGAAAGTGCTGTCTTCGCTGACTCCGGAGAAAGTGGGTCAGGCCATGGACGCTCAGTGTCAGAGGAAGGGGATGAGCTGTGGCAGTGGACAGAGTGGCTCAGAACAGAGCGTCCCTGAACCTTTCTATGTGTTGGACGTGTCGGAGGGCTTCTCCATTCTGCCTGTGATGGCCGGCATGCTTGGGCAGGTCAGGCCTTACAGCTCTGTGGAGAAGGAGCAGCACCGCACCGCCCTGGACCTCATATCTGACGCCAGTCACTTTCCTAGAGAAACACTTGAGTTTTGGCTGAGACACGTGGAAGATGAGTCTGCGGTGTTGCAAAGGCCAAAGTCAGACAAGTTGTGGAGCATAATTATATTGGATGTCATCGAGCCGTCTGGGCTCATTCAGCAGGAGATAATGGAGAAAGCTGCAATATCCAGGTAAAACACACAATACGACCCTTGGTTTATTTGAGCTCAGACTTCCTGTAAATTCTTTTAGTTCCTTAACGGCATAACTATACAAATGAGTCGGGAGCATCGTCTGTTTCTCGGCGTTGCTTTTAGGACCTGTgacttcctgtttttctctttctgtgcatgtcattactgatttttctttccctaaagGAACCCCCTGCACTGTAGGTGTGACGAGAGCCTGCTTTACGATTGAACTGTCTATGTGTAAAATAGGGAATTCAGTAGAGAGCTATAAGACCAGATAAGAAGACGGTGAGGGTAAATCAGGAAAAATCAAATTTCATCTTTATGATCTAAGAAACACCAATAAAAAACATACAGTATGCACTTGATGGTGTATTGGGAGAGCGGAGTGCTTCTTAGGAACAAGTCCCGATTCTTTAAGGTCTTAGAATCTTTATTTTTGTACAGTTCTGTCCCTAAGGTATTTCTCCTTCAGTTCAGGTTGCTGGAGGTAAACTTGACCCTAATATTTAATTACTGAAAGCAGATTTGGCTAAGCTTTAGAATCTTTCAGTTGTGCTGCTCAGATCTGAAAAGATGACAGTATTTAACATTTGGGGGCCCAAATTTAAGTAAAACGGGTTTATAAATTTACAATTTTGTAGTATATGAACAGGGATTGTTTTGTAGTATAGGAACAGTGGTGGGAATGCAGACCAACTGCAATAGCAAAAGGCAAATTGTccaggaaaaaaagcatttgcttGTATAGTTAATTAGATTTTAGGTTTCATGTGCATTTTCTTTCGTCAACCACACTTACCTTTTCTTATGGAGTAACTAGTAAAAATCACtgccctttttcttttccctttaaaacaatCTTGTACATACAAATTATGGGGATATAGAAGTCTGatgtaaataaacacacacacactctccctcACTCACTGtctctcttaaaattttaaacgGATGTACTTGACAGAGTATAGAACAAGGAGCTGAAAGGGTTTGACTCTAGTCTCAGATTTGCCGCTGAATTCCTGAAATAGTAAAATTTGCTATAGGTCATTTAAATCTCTCTCCTCAGtattcctcacctgtaaaatgagggataCTGGATTAGATGCCTTTGAAGGCATTTCAGCTCTACACATTACTGACACAAATGAGCTTTGACTTATTTGGTATAATCACCTTGAAAAGATGTACACTTTAACTAatggtttattattttattttcaggtttaattctttttctgatttttttttgtggtaaaatgcatatgtgaaatttttcatcttaaccatctttaagggtacagttcagtggtattaaatactcTCATAATGTTGTGAACCATTACCTCCAGCCATCCCCTTAACTCTCTTCATATTgtaaaactggaagtttgtgcccattaaacaataattgtTCCCGCAGCCTCCCCCGAGctgctggcaaccaccattgtattctctgcttctgtgagtttgccTGCTGTGCTTCATGTGACTGCAACCATACAggatttgtttgtgtgtgtgttactgtcttatttcactcagcatatatcctccaggttcatccacgttgtagaatgccagaatttccttcctttttaaggtggGATGATATTCCAGTGTATGTAATATCACATTCTGCTTACCCATCCACTGATGTACTCTTGGGTTGCCTCCACGTTTTAGCTGTTGTGAATGGTAATAATGAGCATGGGTGTGCCAGCATCttttgagatcctgctttcacGTCTtatgggtatatacccagaagtggaattgctggatcatatggtaattctatttttgattttttgagaaactgccctTCTgtcttccacagcagctgtaccattttacatccccaccagcagt
The nucleotide sequence above comes from Camelus dromedarius isolate mCamDro1 chromosome 1, mCamDro1.pat, whole genome shotgun sequence. Encoded proteins:
- the PRMT9 gene encoding protein arginine N-methyltransferase 9 isoform X2; the encoded protein is MAVECAEIRRHHRVGVKDVAGICLPTNVKFQSPACSSVDAEETIEPYTTEKMSRVPGGYLALTECFEIMTVDFNNLQELKSLATRKPDKISTPAIKEGVLDAVVVWFVLQLDEEHSLSTSPSEETCWEQAVYPIQDLADYWIKPGDQVMMEVSCQDCYLRIQGISVFNSEHEMDVGKSFTKNEDLLCVGNEAELCSALANLQTSKPDAGEQTCVLESTEIALLNNAPYHEGFKMAMRKVLSSLTPEKVGQAMDAQCQRKGMSCGSGQSGSEQSVPEPFYVLDVSEGFSILPVMAGMLGQVRPYSSVEKEQHRTALDLISDASHFPRETLEFWLRHVEDESAVLQRPKSDKLWSIIILDVIEPSGLIQQEIMEKAAISRCLLQSGGKIFPQYVLMFGLLVESQTLVEESAVQGTERTLGLNIAPFINQFQVPIRVFLDLSSLPCVPLSEPVELLRLDLMTPYLNTANREVKVRICKSGQVTAIPFWYHLYLDDEIRLDTSSEASHWKQAAVVLDNPIQVEMGDELVLNVQHHKSNVSITVKQ